Below is a genomic region from Fusarium oxysporum Fo47 chromosome XI, complete sequence.
TTGTTGATCATGGCAAGCCCAAGATTTCGGATGAGTGCCTGGCTCAGATGACTTGCGAGGCCATGTTGGCCAGACTCAGACCTATGGAGGAACAGCTCAACAATGAACGGTAGGTGTCTGGCTTTTGAATCGAACTACGAGGGTAGTTACTAACTCAAGCAGGACAATCGTCATCAATGCCACGAGCCACTATGTGTGCTTTTTAGAGTTCCATATAACGGAGGGGCACATTGAAGACTTGCAAGCCGGAGACGGTCCATCTGAGCCACTCAAGGTGACGGCAACCTACTGGTTTGACTTGAGTGATAAAAGGGGGAGACGTGGCGTCTTGGAAAATATTCAGGGCATGGTAGGAATGGCGATGGATCATTAGGCGATGCGGATGAGGGTTTTGCACAGCCGTGATTCCCCAATCACATCCTTGATTGGTAAAGCTCTCTATGTAATGTAATTGAATGGCAACTCTTCTTGCAGGCATCAAGATTTAACAATTGACCTGTTTCTTCAGAATCTTCTAGTATTAAAGGCTTGATGCGGAATAAAAGCGGAGCCGAAGAACTGGCGCCGTGCACGATGAGCAGTTCGCGAAACGAGGAGACCTAAGGTAACTAGGTAAGCGAGGCGGGGTTTGACTCTAACAGGGCAAATTGCAGTGGGTTTACAGGAGACCTTGGGCCTAAAGCTGACACTAGCCAATCAACGTCGTTAAGTAATGAGCGGAGAAAGTTAGCTCCACCCCGCCCCCACGAAATTCATGTCGCGTCATTCATTCTCAGTCGCGTGTGCCAAACAGAAAACATCCTCGCCAGCACCGACATTCCGATGCGCGCACGATGGAGGAACAGACGCCGATAACAAAGTCGCTGCATAGACTTTGCGTCGAGAACCCGCGTTTCCATGTTCACCCTCTTTTCTGGACTCGCAAGCACCTCCAAGTTCTACACTGCCAGTTCAATCACGTCGACTCGGCTGctctccctccctccctcccaCCATCGCCACCGCCCTCACCCAGTAACGACACCGACTCGGACCTCTCGCGACTTGTTCCACGGCTGATAAACGGCCGGTTCGCCTCAGGCAGGTTCGCTTGCTTCAGCAAGTTGATGCGTGCTCGCGGCATCATCAACGCCCAACTTCGACCTCACTTGCTCTACAAAAAGCTCAGACTCCATACGCCCGAGTGCGAAGTCTTTCGGACCAACGACGTGTACAATTTCGAGCAGCGGCCGGTTATTGGGCACTTTCAGTACGAGGACCTCGTGAAACAGCGGGAACGAGCCAACAGGCCCAGACGCCATCCCATTCCTGGCGCCCGCAACCTTCCGGCCGAGAGACTCTACCAGCGCCGATTACGAGACTTGACTCCCGCGCTGTGGTTTGAGGATCCGTACTTGGTCTGCGTTCTGCTGTCTCTTGCCCAACTACAACGGCAGAAGGGCCAGACGACGCCAGAAACCTTCTTCGTATGCCAGACCTTGTTCCCTTGTTCCTCATCCCACTGACAATTCATTCCCCAGGTCCGATTGCTGGTAACCAACGCCTCCGACACGTCACACGCACACGTCTTCCAAGCAGACATCCCCTCGAAGCTTCTCCACGCACTCGACAACCCGACCGAAGACATGGACAACCTCGTCTGGCCAGCGATACAGCACGTCCAGGTCCCATTCAAACCGCACGCGAGCTTCTCGGAGCGAATTGCTGGACAATTACTCGCTGGTCTCAAGACACgggctgaggaggagatgccGCGGGGAGAGAAGCGTAAGcgtgatgagatggatacCGAGGAGCAGACAAAGAGCGTCAAGGTCTGGGATGGTGCTGCGCAGGTTGCAGCAGTCCCGTTGGCCAACGGCTGATGGATCCTCTCATCCAGCGCAACTAAGCTCAGTATCTTGACACAGCTGTCTCGACGACTCCTTACCAACCAATTCACCCGCCGGTGCAACCTACGAACCATGACCCAGCCCGACCGACACGGAGCGAGGGCTTTCGAACGCCCTAGAGCGACGAAACATAATCTGTATAGAGTAGCAGTAAGTTCATCAGCGCAGAGGTCATGTACGTACACCAACTAACTGAGCGGCAGACATGTACAATACATCCTTCCATATCACCACTCACTCTGCATAGCTACATATTCTCATCCGCAACCAGGGTTTCGCCATCTCATGCAATGCGCGTGAGTGTCGGCAATCGATGGGGACTGAGGACAGAACGTCAGTGTTTAGAGCAACACGTTTGATAGGAACTAGAACTTTACGTGCATATCATGCTATTACCAAATTGACATGAGATGGTCAGACGTTCACTGAGTTAACATTCCATGATGTAAAGCACTGGTGATTTATGCTCCATCCAGTGAAAGACGCGCCCAACAACGCCATCAGCAGATTGACCTTATGACTTGGAATTTTCATCTCAGATAAGATACTGTCACAAGCCAGTACCATCAGGTCACTACCAGCGAGAACAAGCACCAGTTTCAGCACTAAGCAACGTAACATGTCTTGTCCTTTAATATCCCATCCTGGCGAAACATGTTATGCGTCCTCTGCCAGCCTCGAGAATCACAGGGGACGTCATTGACCAGAGCGAGGATTTGGCTGCGCGCCCAATCGCCATGTCTCAGCACATCAGATGCACGACGCCAACAGGACATGGGTTCGTTTTATAGCTCTCCCGTAGACAAAACTCGAGAGGTAGTGTTGTGAGGTTCTACTGTATTCAGTTGCGTGGCTTTTCTGCGCGAGGATCACTTTAGCGCTGGGAGGCTCAGTCAGTCGTTTCTGTAACTTGTTTGACTTTATCCCTGTATTCATGCCCTACCAGTCAGtctaggggaggcaagaaaacttaagGCCTTGATCCTAAGTTATAAAAGACTTTAGGTAAGTTAGTTAGCATAAGCTTAGGACATATTTTGTAAAGATTATTTTAGTATGCTATATCAAAGTCTAATGCTATTTTGCTCCCCCAGGTCAGTTTACTCAAAGTTTGTAATTTGTTTTATTCTCTGCGAAGTGCAGGCTCTTGAGTCCTTGACGGTGGGACATTGTGCACGTGACGACGTGCGATGTTCGTGAATTCCTCGTCTCCATAAAAGGAAGATCTGCCTACCTTGCACCCAATATCACTGAGAACCGAAAGATAATCTATTCCAAAATGGTAATTAGCGCAGCTGAACATAAAGGTCAAGACTGGGAGTTCTTTGGCTGACATGAACTTCGtgttatcttatcttatcgccCGCCTTATCCCCTCATCCAGTGCTAGGATGTAACACGACCAGAACAACATCACCGCAGGCCACCATATCGCAGAACTCGGCCCCGTCTAGGCTGTTCTCATTAATCTCTCTCTCGCCTTCATAACCACCAAGTCTGCTGTGCGCTGCACGGACCACGAGAACAGTCAATGGTGATTATCAACTGTGCGCAGCTTAACCTAGAGGAAAGGTAAATGTTATCAACTGTGTAGACTATTCCTTCCTTTCTGTTAACGCTCATACGGAGGCATATAGTCCAATGAAGGTTCCCAAGGGGAAATACATACTTCGCATAACGGAGACAAGCAATACGATGTAGGACAAACGTTCCATTGCTTCAACGCACGAGATCACCCAACGGTTGTCAATCGTACATCCCTATGACCCATTGTTATTCCATGAGTTAATGAATATGCCATTCCCGGGAAATTCTAACAGAGGATGTAGCTTGACGAGCCCAGGACAGTCTCTGTTCACTTCCCCGCATCTGTGAGACTTGGCCCCAACTCATGAACGAAACTGTGTCTCGAACCAATCACTGCCTCCGAAACAAACAAGGGTGCTATCCTTCATACCGATTGTCATCACCAATCTCAACTCAAGTCCCCGCGCATGCATCAGTCATGCGCCTCGTCAACACCCAAACCATCCAACTCGAGTTCCTCAACGACGACGATGTGCACGACCACGCCATTCTCTCCCATACCTGGGAACAGGAAGAAGTCCTCTTCCACGACATGGGACGTGATACCGCCAAGTCGAAAAAGGGCTACGCTAAGCTCGAGAGCTGCTGTCGCGTAGCACGGGAAAATGGCTTTGAGTATATCTAGGACGATTCCTGCTGTATCGACAAGACGAGCAGTTCGGAACTGAGTGAAGCTATCAATTCGATGTATCGGTACTATCAGAGGCCAGCATCTGTTACGTGTACCTCGCAGATATTTCTACCATCTCTGAAATCTCGAATAGTAGATGGTTCACCAGAGGTTGGACACTACAAGAGCTCATTGCACCAAGTTCAATGATCTTCTTCGACAAAGGTTGGCGCGAGTTGGGTACCAAGATAAGTCTCGTACATGTTCTCTCACAAAGAACGAACATACCAGAATCTATACTCTGTGATAGCGAAGAGCTAGAGACGACGAGCATCGCACAGAGAATGTCGTGGGCAGCTGACAGAGTCAcaacaagaaaagaagacgGCGCATATTCTCTCATGGGTATCTTTGGGATCAACATGCCCCTCTACGGCGAGGGCGACAAGGCCTTCTATCGTCTTCAAGAGGAGATCATGCGCGTGTCAGACGATCACAGCCTCTTCGCTTGGAAGGCCATCGCTGCTCGTGGCGGTTTGCTTGCCCCGGCATCAGCTGCTTTCAGGGGCTCGGGTAATATCATCCCGTGGAATCCATTCACGGCTTATATGAGTCCATTCACGATCACTAACAAGGGGGCGCATATGGAGGCTCCGTTCATCGCGCAGGATACCTCCGATCGGGGTCTTTGCGTTCTTCATTGTACGACTATCGGGACGAGGGATAAGTTACTTGCAGTTCATTTGAGGGATGTGTATTTGACGATGGAGCATTTTGAGAGATGTAGgattgatgagttggagtGGGTTGACTTGGACAGTTTTAATCTCACACAGTACCCCGTGAGGTCTTTGTGTATACGGCTACATCTCCCATCGATCTCCCGAAGGTCATGACATAAAGAAGGGCAGGCTGATGCACTATCCGATGCCAGTACAGGTGTTGAGCGCAACGGCCTGTTATTACTTGCAGAAGCCGCTTCAGCAGGAGATTCCGGGTCGGTCTGGTCCCTACTAGCCCAAGCTCCATCCGGAACAATGCACGACCAGGCCCGCTCAGCAATCTGTCTCGCTGCTCGAGGCGGCCATGAGCGCCTTATCAGCCAACTTCTGGCAAGAAGAGACATATCTACTCTTATCACCGACAGTGAAGGCCGGGCTGCTCTGTCCCACGCTGCAGAGTGCGGCCAAGAAGCTATCATCAGATTCATCCTATCCAGCGCCAGAATCCATCCTAATACCAGGGATATACATAGACTGACTGCGCTGTGGTATGCGGTGTACCATGGACACACTTCCTGTGCAAAACTACTTCTCCAGAAAGGTTTGGTCTCAGGCAATGTCGGCGGTAGCGGTAATACCTAAACCGCTCTTTGGCATGCTATCTCCGCTGGCGATCTCGACGTCGTGAAACTCCTCCTGCAGAATAAGGCATTATAATCTGTTGGAGGCGAACCAGCCCTCTGCGCAGCAGTATCCCACTAACACCCCGCCATAACGGAAGTCCTACTCCAGCACGGCGCCGACCCTGATGAACGAGATACAAAGAGACGATCCTCCCTGCATATCGTATGCAGGCAGGATAACTATGAGATAGTAGCTCTATTAATGAAACACGGCGTTAAGGCTGATAGGCTAAAAACTACGGGTAAAACGAAACTAGCGTTTTCGATATTGAGTGGTAATGCAGTGTTGGTGAAGGTCTTGCTTAAGAATGGGGCGAATCCAAGGGCGAAGTGTGCGAATGGGAAGACGGCAGCGGCTTATGCTACGGGGCAAGAGATGAAGAATCTCAATGGGAATCAGAGGTGGTATAAGACGTTACTTGATAGGACGAGTACGAATCGGTCGTGATGGTGCGTACGTTGATGATTTGTATGGAAGTAAGCAATGACACTTTTGTAACCAAGGCATCGTCGGTATACCCAAAACAAAAAAAGGCGTTTTCTTGATAGCAATAATCAAGTAGTCGCATCTTAAACTGCCCAAGATGGCAAACCGTTTCTCAGCAGACCGAGTGACTCTGTAAATGAGAGTCGTCGCAGCGTTGAGTTTGAAATATGGTTCAAGAGGAATATAGCAGACCACGATTGCAGTAGACCTTGTGTATCAACTCTCAGGGAAGCGACAGGAGGATGGGAACAGTGGATCAGGAGGGTAGGATGAGTGCGGAATTGGAATGTGTTGAGCAACATCCATGAGCTTCAAGCCTTGGCCATATCTTCGCTACCAGAGGGCATGTACATACGAACTTTCGTGACAGTGACCACCTCGCATAAGCATAACAATAGGATACAGCCAAATGTGAGGGTGTGTTGATCTCCATGGGCCCGAAAAGAAATATCACCACTACCGGCCAAATACCCGGTTCACTTGTTCACCGACTCAGTCCTTTGCTCCAATAGACTGTCATCAACTCCCTCAGTTCAACCTTTCTTCTTGGTTCGCTTTACGTGGAGATCTGGTTCTGTAGTTCCGCCCGTTTCGATTCAGTCCGCTGTGAAGCAGTTCGATATCTCGACTCGTAACCTGTTCAAAGATCATCGTCAGTACGATTAGGTGACTTGAAGAGATAGGAGCGCTTGACCAGCGTAGCCTGATGTTGTTCAGGTTACTGATCCCACTTTGTGAAGCCTCTCTCCAGCCCATGGCTGACTGGTCCTCCGCCTCGTCGTCGGTGCCCCGAGATCTGTCATTATCCGCATGGCTGGATTTGCCCTTGGCCTGAAGCGCTATCGCGAGCTGACAAGTTCTGCCTGCATGGGGCGCCTTACCTCATTGTTGTCGACAGCGCCGACTTCGCCTTGCACTTCAGCGCCCTCCCCTGCTGCGACAATACCCTCAGCCGCTTCACCTCCAGCGCTTTGCGTGAGCGGTAGCTGTGCTCGCCGCCACGGGGAACAAGTTGGCGGTTGAAGCTGTGAGGGCAGTATTCGGCATCGATGTGTTTGTCGGGAGGTATGTGCTTTCGATCAACGCACGTGGTGCGAAGGAGTTCGACTGTGCAAGATGATGAAAACTCTGACGGAAAAGCAGCGAGAAAGCCGCTGTGGTATAGCGGAACTGAGGTGAAGGTAGAGAGATGAAAGTATTATCGTTGTTGTTGTGAGAAGAAAAGCAAAATACGTTGCTACGTCATAAACTGTGAGAAACAGGCCCCGCAGGACGACGTGCTCAACATGAAGTCGCGTGGCTCTCAACCAACCTCTGATTTTGACACGACGCGTATTCCACCTTTCTTCTCGTAGAAATGAAGTCGACGTTGGTTATTAAAGTGTGCAGGCTGCAGATCATGGTGTTTTGCGCTGGGTAATGAAGCCGCGATGAATAATGGATTAGAAAAATCGCGAGCACGAGAACAATATTGCACACTTTCACTCGACACTTTCGTCTGGCTTCACGACTGATCGATTGCAAAACCAAATCTGACTGATGGCCTGTCTAAAGACAAACTTTCCTCTCCCCATCCTTCTTCGTTTCCACTAACGACCAAGTCTCACCCAAAGAGAACAACCATTTAACTACCATCCAGCTCTTCCGTACTCGTGGTGGTGTCGTCAATTATTGCCTAATGGCGGTAATCTGATGATAATTCTTGCGGCCTGGTAATATGTTAGCCGTCATGTCGTCAACGTCTAGTGGCATCTTGTATTGACTTACGATTGTACTTGAAGTTTTTCAAGTTCACTTGGGGGCTTGCTTGGTGCTGGCGAGCTCCGACTTTgcagcctcgagctgcttggTTAGGTCCTCGTTGATAGCAATTTGCTTTGTGAGTTCCTCCTCGGCGGACCGCCAAAAGTCGGTCACGCGCTCGAGTCGTTGCTCCGCCAGAGCGAGACccttcttgagctcgtcaTTCTCTAACGCGAGCTCGCCGTTGTTTTCACGAAGATGATCATTTTCATCATTCACATATTTATTCTCCTCTGCAACATGCTGAATGCGGTTGCGGAGGGCAAGGACCTCGAGATGGTCGGGAGGAAGCTCGATAGACATGATGGTCTTGCtggcgatgttgatgtgTACGTGACTGTTGTAGGTCGAAGTGCGATGTTGTGAAGACGTGGAAGAAGAGCGAGCTTTCTTGTggacgatgatggaagaagagaaaaggcGAAAATTTGATTGAGGAGTGTGGGGTCTGAGTATTTGGACATTCTGGCTGCCACTGTCAAGACCAGATTGGATCCTTTAGCGAGCTTTGACAGTGGCAGAACGTGAGATCAGCTTCAGAAGACCTCTCGCCTAAAAGTGAGCATCAAGGACACTAAAGCCTCCTGAGCGGTATGCTCTATACAGAGGATCTAGTCCGC
It encodes:
- a CDS encoding ankyrin repeat-containing domain protein encodes the protein MRLVNTQTIQLEFLNDDDVHDHAILSHTWEQEEVLFHDMGRDTAKSKKGYAKLESCCRDDSCCIDKTSSSELKASICYVYLADISTISEISNSRWFTRGWTLQELIAPSSMIFFDKGWRELGTKISLVHVLSQRTNIPESILCDSEELETTSIAQRMSWAADRVTTRKEDGAYSLMGIFGINMPLYGEGDKAFYRLQEEIMRVSDDHSLFAWKAIAARGGLLAPASAAFRGSGNIIPWNPFTAYMSPFTITNKGAHMEAPFIAQDTSDRGLCVLHCTTIGTRDKLLAVHLRDVYLTMEHFERCRIDELEWVDLDSFNLTQYPVRSLCIRLHLPSISRSTGVERNGLLLLAEAASAGDSGSVWSLLAQAPSGTMHDQARSAICLAARGGHERLISQLLARRDISTLITDSEGRAALSHAAECGQEAIIRFILSSARIHPNTRDIHRLTALWYAVYHGHTSCAKLLLQKGLVSGNVGGSGEPALCAAHGADPDERDTKRRSSLHIVCRQDNYEIADRLKTTGKTKLAFSILSGNAVLVKVLLKNGANPRAKCANGKTAAAYATGQEMKNLNGNQRWYKTLLDRTSTNRS